A region from the Prionailurus viverrinus isolate Anna chromosome E2, UM_Priviv_1.0, whole genome shotgun sequence genome encodes:
- the FBL gene encoding rRNA 2'-O-methyltransferase fibrillarin, translated as MKPGFSPRGGGFGGRGGFGDRGGRGGGRGGFGGGRGRGGGFRGRGRGGGGRGGGGFQSGGNRGRGRGGKRGNQSGKNVMVEPHRHEGVFICRGKEDALVTKNLVPGESVYGEKRVSISEGDDKIEYRAWNPFRSKLAAAILGGVDQIHIKPGAKVLYLGAASGTTVSHVSDIVGPDGLVYAVEFSHRSGRDLINLAKKRTNIIPVIEDARHPHKYRMLIAMVDVIFADVAQPDQTRIVALNAHTFLRNGGHFVISIKANCIDSTASAEAVFASEVKKMQQENMKPQEQLTLEPYERDHAVVVGVYRPPPKVKN; from the exons GTTTCAGCCCCCGTGGGGGCGGCTTCGGTGGCCGAGGAGGCTTTGGTGACCGTGGTGGACGTGGTGGAGGTCGAGGAGGCTTTGGTGGGGGCAGAGGTCGTGGTGGAGGCTTCAGGGGCCGtggccgaggaggaggaggacgaggtg GTGGAGGGTTCCAGTCTGGTGGCAACCGGGGTCGTGGCcggggaggaaaaagaggaaaccagTCGGGGAAGAATGTGATGGTAGAACCCCATCGGCATGAAG GTGTCTTCATTTGTCGAGGAAAGGAAGATGCGCTTGTCACCAAGAATCTGGTCCCTGGAGAGTCAGTTTATGGAGAGAAGAGAGTCTCCATTTCG GAGGGAGATGACAAAATCGAGTACCGTGCCTGGAACCCCTTccgctccaagctggcagcagcAATCCTGGGCGGCGTGGACCAGATCCACATCAAGCCAGGGGCCAAGGTGCTCTACCTCGGGGCTGCGTCCGGCACCACTGTCTCCCACGTGTCTGACATCGTAGGCCCG gaCGGTCTAGTCTATGCAGTTGAGTTCTCCCACCGCTCTGGCCGTGACCTCATTAACTTGGCCAAGAAGAGGACCAACATCATTCCTGTTATTGAAGATGCTCGGCACCCACACAAATACCGCATGCTCATAG CAATGGTGGATGTGATCTTTGCCGATGTGGCCCAGCCAGACCAGACCCGGATTGTAGCCCTGAATGCCCACACCTTCCTTCGTAATGGAGGACACTTTGTGATTTCCATTAAG GCCAACTGCATTGACTCCACAGCCTCTGCTGAGGCGGTGTTTGCCTCTGAAGTGAAAAAGATGCAGCAGGAGAACATGAAGCCCCAGGAACAGTTGACCTTAGAGCCTTACGAAAGAGACCACGCTGTGGTGGTGGGCGTGTACAG GCCACCTCCCAAGGTGAAGAACTGA